One segment of Bacillus alkalisoli DNA contains the following:
- a CDS encoding CobW family GTP-binding protein, which translates to MNKKVPVYVISGFLGSGKTTVLLHMLQHFKSQNKKPAVILNELGNENVEGHLFKDHKIVELLNGCICCTIQEDLKTTIKELNIEEIDVLLIEGTGVANPLEIKDAILDPLFIDKYELYSMVSIVDASHYLEYQSFFTSSKDIRELLKEQVVSASFLIINKIDLVTKGQLQKVEKKVMSELKKEVPIFQTSHGEAPLDLLLEKRIWVEEMTDVKVHTHKHHHHHHHIEAIKLPLLEPVSRTGLENGLKSLSKHVIRAKGIVRLYDNEKDLFEFQYAANQLRIKPMENKIGTIKECIILIGSKIPKEKVEKVFLGEIIK; encoded by the coding sequence TTGAATAAAAAAGTTCCAGTATACGTGATAAGTGGTTTTTTAGGGAGTGGAAAAACAACGGTACTTTTACATATGTTACAACATTTTAAAAGCCAAAATAAAAAACCTGCCGTCATATTAAATGAGCTTGGTAATGAAAATGTAGAAGGCCACCTCTTTAAAGATCATAAAATAGTAGAACTATTAAACGGGTGCATCTGTTGTACCATTCAAGAGGATTTAAAAACGACAATCAAAGAGTTGAATATAGAAGAAATAGACGTACTATTGATTGAAGGTACAGGAGTCGCTAATCCGTTAGAAATTAAAGACGCTATCTTAGATCCATTATTTATTGATAAATACGAACTTTATTCGATGGTAAGTATTGTAGATGCTAGTCATTACCTTGAATATCAAAGCTTTTTTACAAGCTCTAAAGATATAAGAGAGCTTCTTAAAGAACAGGTTGTTTCTGCAAGCTTTTTAATTATTAATAAAATTGACTTAGTAACGAAAGGTCAGTTACAAAAAGTAGAGAAGAAGGTTATGTCTGAATTGAAAAAAGAAGTACCGATTTTCCAAACTAGTCATGGTGAAGCGCCACTTGATTTATTGTTAGAAAAACGAATATGGGTAGAGGAAATGACGGATGTCAAAGTGCATACACATAAACATCATCATCACCACCATCATATAGAGGCAATAAAGTTGCCACTCCTTGAACCAGTAAGTAGAACTGGGTTAGAAAATGGATTGAAAAGTTTAAGTAAACATGTCATTAGAGCAAAAGGTATTGTAAGGTTATACGATAATGAAAAGGACCTGTTTGAGTTTCAATATGCTGCAAACCAATTAAGGATAAAGCCTATGGAAAATAAGATAGGAACAATAAAAGAATGTATTATATTAATAGGAAGCAAAATTCCAAAAGAGAAAGTGGAAAAAGTGTTTCTTGGGGAAATAATAAAATAA
- a CDS encoding cytochrome d ubiquinol oxidase subunit II translates to MTDAILAITLLWGFIFIYAVMATMDFGAGFWSMLYLNKNKTNATNIANRYLSPTWEVTNVFIVAVVVAIYSFFPGAAYSLGTVLLLPGSIILLLLTFRSAFLVFSHIAEEYKRPLTIVSGVTGFFIPAFLILVLPVTHGGFVENRDGVDYLMLGKLLTSPHALSFILFAISSTLFLSSLLLADFSKVAEDRSAYDIYRRDALIVGPISLVGAFLIMTTMRTESTWLYNAMLDYLPWLVASAFMFIVTGLALIIPGKKKGFTGLPRLAVVSAFIQYALASYAYGRAHLPYIIYPNVTIQNSFTDPASFRAVFISYIVGFVILFPGFIYFWSLFMKDKRYIRNEKISQE, encoded by the coding sequence ATGACAGATGCAATTTTGGCTATAACGCTGCTGTGGGGATTCATATTTATTTATGCCGTTATGGCGACTATGGACTTTGGGGCTGGCTTTTGGTCCATGCTTTATCTAAATAAAAATAAAACAAACGCAACTAATATTGCGAATAGATATTTGAGCCCAACATGGGAAGTTACAAATGTGTTTATCGTTGCAGTTGTTGTAGCTATCTACAGTTTTTTCCCCGGCGCAGCATATAGTTTAGGAACAGTGTTATTGTTGCCTGGAAGCATTATTTTATTGCTACTTACATTCCGTAGTGCTTTTCTTGTATTTTCCCATATTGCCGAGGAGTATAAGCGACCATTAACGATTGTTTCTGGTGTTACTGGTTTTTTTATTCCAGCTTTTTTAATATTAGTTTTACCTGTAACACATGGTGGATTTGTGGAAAACCGAGATGGTGTAGATTATTTGATGCTAGGTAAACTTCTAACAAGCCCACATGCACTATCATTCATTTTATTTGCAATTAGTAGTACGTTGTTCCTGTCCTCTCTATTGCTAGCTGATTTTTCTAAAGTAGCAGAGGATCGGTCAGCATACGATATTTATCGACGTGACGCTTTAATTGTAGGCCCTATTTCTTTGGTAGGGGCATTTCTAATTATGACTACGATGAGAACAGAGTCTACTTGGCTTTATAACGCTATGCTTGATTATTTACCTTGGCTTGTAGCATCTGCTTTTATGTTTATCGTTACAGGTTTAGCGCTTATCATCCCCGGTAAGAAAAAAGGTTTTACGGGTTTACCACGTTTAGCCGTTGTATCTGCATTTATTCAATATGCATTAGCAAGTTATGCGTATGGACGTGCCCATTTACCGTATATCATTTATCCAAATGTAACCATTCAAAATTCCTTTACTGATCCTGCATCATTCAGAGCCGTATTTATTTCTTACATCGTTGGTTTTGTCATCTTATTTCCAGGGTTTATCTACTTTTGGAGTTTATTTATGAAAGATAAACGATACATTCGTAATGAAAAAATTAGTCAAGAGTGA
- a CDS encoding metal ABC transporter ATP-binding protein has translation MDPVTIENLTVAYHRKPVLKEISFSVPEGKLIGIIGPNGAGKSTLIKAILELTPKASGSVSIYGKPYKSQRKLIGYVPQRGSVDWDFPTNALDVVLMGRYGHIGWFKRPSKKDIEFAYECLEKVGMKEYASRQISQLSGGQQQRVFLARALAQDSSIYFMDEPFVGVDAATEKAIVTILNELKSQGKTVLVVHHDLQTVKEYFDWILLLNMRKVAIGPTEEIFTMENLQKTYGGRLAFLDNNSAIVEQ, from the coding sequence ATGGATCCAGTAACAATTGAAAATTTAACGGTAGCTTATCATCGTAAACCAGTATTGAAAGAAATTAGTTTTTCTGTACCAGAAGGGAAACTTATTGGGATTATTGGTCCAAATGGAGCAGGAAAGTCTACACTTATTAAAGCGATTCTAGAGTTAACTCCAAAAGCATCTGGAAGTGTTTCTATATATGGAAAGCCTTATAAATCTCAACGAAAGTTAATTGGTTATGTTCCACAAAGAGGTTCCGTTGATTGGGACTTTCCTACAAATGCACTGGATGTAGTGTTAATGGGAAGATACGGTCATATAGGTTGGTTCAAACGTCCGAGTAAAAAAGATATTGAATTTGCTTATGAATGTCTTGAAAAAGTTGGAATGAAAGAATATGCATCAAGACAAATTAGTCAACTTTCTGGTGGACAGCAACAGCGTGTCTTTTTAGCAAGAGCGCTTGCTCAAGATTCTAGTATATATTTTATGGATGAACCGTTTGTAGGCGTAGATGCGGCAACAGAAAAAGCGATTGTCACGATATTAAACGAGTTAAAATCTCAAGGTAAAACGGTATTGGTTGTTCACCACGACTTGCAAACAGTAAAAGAATATTTTGATTGGATTTTGTTATTAAACATGAGAAAAGTAGCGATTGGGCCAACGGAAGAAATTTTCACAATGGAAAACCTACAAAAAACATATGGTGGACGATTGGCATTTTTAGATAACAATAGTGCAATCGTAGAACAATAG
- a CDS encoding GTP-binding protein, whose translation MKKVPVTVLSGYLGAGKTTLLNHILSNREGLKVAVIVNDMSEVNIDSALIQQGGFSRTEEKLVEIQNGCICCTLREDLMKEVERLVDEGNIDYIVIESSGISEPIPVAQTFTYLDEEFNIDLTSKCRLDTMVTVVDGNRFWDDYQSGESLLDRKQGTDETDTREVADLLIDQIEFANVLVLNKTDLLDPYHVEEIDAILKKFNPEATVIQSSFGKIPLSSILNTRLFDFDKASQAAGWIKELNEEHIPETEEYGISSFVYRRKKPFHPERLLNWLENWPAEVVRAKGFFWLASRNDMTGLISQAGSSIMIQAAGEWVASYSEEEREQTLKEEPELLEKWDPKFGDRMTELVFIGVNLNKDQVETTLDACLLTEDEMLADWSTFNDSFPAFIVE comes from the coding sequence ATGAAAAAAGTACCTGTTACAGTATTAAGTGGCTATTTAGGAGCTGGGAAAACTACTTTACTCAATCATATATTATCCAACAGAGAAGGATTAAAAGTTGCAGTGATTGTGAACGATATGAGTGAAGTTAATATTGATTCCGCTCTTATCCAACAAGGCGGTTTCTCTCGAACAGAAGAAAAACTGGTAGAAATACAAAATGGTTGTATTTGCTGTACGTTACGAGAAGATTTAATGAAAGAAGTAGAAAGATTAGTAGACGAAGGAAATATTGACTACATTGTCATCGAGTCTTCTGGTATTAGTGAACCTATTCCGGTTGCCCAAACATTTACTTATTTAGATGAGGAATTCAATATTGATTTAACTTCTAAGTGTAGACTAGATACGATGGTAACCGTCGTAGATGGTAATCGCTTTTGGGATGACTATCAATCCGGCGAGAGCTTGCTAGACAGAAAACAAGGAACAGATGAAACGGATACACGTGAAGTGGCAGATTTACTTATTGATCAAATTGAATTTGCTAATGTATTAGTTTTAAATAAAACAGATTTACTTGACCCTTATCACGTAGAAGAAATTGATGCAATCTTAAAGAAATTTAATCCCGAAGCTACTGTTATTCAGTCAAGTTTTGGAAAAATACCATTGTCATCCATACTTAACACTCGCCTTTTTGACTTTGATAAAGCAAGTCAAGCAGCAGGATGGATTAAAGAGTTAAATGAAGAGCATATTCCTGAAACAGAAGAGTACGGTATTTCTTCTTTTGTATATCGAAGAAAAAAGCCATTTCATCCAGAAAGGCTATTGAACTGGCTTGAAAATTGGCCAGCTGAAGTAGTACGTGCCAAAGGATTTTTCTGGTTAGCATCTAGAAACGATATGACAGGTTTGATTTCTCAGGCTGGATCTTCCATCATGATACAAGCTGCTGGGGAATGGGTTGCTTCTTATAGCGAAGAAGAAAGAGAGCAAACCTTAAAAGAAGAACCAGAACTTTTAGAGAAGTGGGATCCAAAATTCGGGGACAGAATGACGGAGCTAGTATTTATCGGTGTTAACTTAAATAAAGATCAAGTCGAAACAACTTTAGACGCATGCTTGTTAACTGAAGATGAAATGCTTGCAGATTGGTCCACTTTTAATGATTCATTTCCTGCATTTATCGTAGAGTAA
- the yidD gene encoding membrane protein insertion efficiency factor YidD, giving the protein MYEVTKLKYIFLLFIRFYQKIISPLKPPTCRFYPTCSSYGFEAITRFGALKGGWLTIKRILKCHPFHPGGIDHVPEKKSKSNPHTH; this is encoded by the coding sequence ATGTATGAGGTGACTAAGTTGAAATATATCTTCTTATTGTTTATTCGTTTTTACCAAAAAATCATATCACCGTTAAAACCACCAACATGTCGTTTTTATCCAACTTGCTCTAGTTATGGCTTTGAAGCTATTACACGATTTGGAGCACTAAAAGGTGGATGGTTAACAATCAAAAGAATACTAAAGTGCCATCCTTTTCATCCAGGCGGTATTGATCATGTTCCAGAAAAGAAAAGTAAGTCTAATCCTCATACCCATTAA
- a CDS encoding beta-class carbonic anhydrase, with the protein MVLNEILEHNKVFVETKEYIKYETTKFPDKKIVILSCMDTRLLELLPKAMNLKNGDIKIVKNAGALVSHPFGSIMRSILVAVYELGADEVIVCGHHDCGMGKVNYEGIREKMERRGITKKRIDALKYAGIDIKNFLKGFNSVEESVRESVDMINNHPLLAEDIPVHGLVINPHTGKLDLIVNGYED; encoded by the coding sequence GTGGTATTAAATGAGATTCTTGAACATAATAAAGTGTTTGTAGAAACGAAGGAATATATAAAGTATGAAACAACCAAATTTCCTGATAAGAAAATTGTCATACTTTCATGCATGGATACTAGACTTCTTGAATTATTACCTAAGGCAATGAATTTAAAAAACGGCGATATAAAAATAGTGAAAAATGCCGGTGCACTAGTTTCACATCCGTTTGGAAGTATTATGAGAAGTATTTTAGTTGCTGTTTATGAACTAGGCGCAGACGAAGTAATTGTTTGCGGACATCACGATTGTGGTATGGGGAAAGTAAACTATGAGGGCATTCGTGAGAAGATGGAACGAAGAGGAATAACAAAGAAAAGAATAGACGCATTAAAATATGCAGGTATTGATATTAAAAACTTTTTAAAAGGCTTTAACAGTGTAGAAGAAAGCGTAAGAGAAAGTGTAGATATGATTAATAATCATCCACTTTTAGCAGAAGATATACCAGTGCACGGACTTGTTATAAATCCACACACTGGTAAGTTAGACTTAATTGTTAATGGGTATGAGGATTAG
- a CDS encoding metal ABC transporter solute-binding protein, Zn/Mn family, translating to MKIKATLSILLLLLFTFLVGCNNEQIASEEEKLKIYTTIYPLEDFAKKIGGEHVVVESVYPPGADAHTYEPTTRMMSNIATADAFIYSGLGVEGFADKANEVLKNESVIIVAAAAGIDLLDYDHDDHDHGHEDDDHDHAHDEDHKHEDEDHDHGHDDDHKNEDDDHDHGHDDDHKNEDDDHDHGHDDDHKNEDDDHDHGHDDEHKNKDDDHDHGHDDEHKNEDDDHNHGDEDPHVWIDPVLAIQLAENIKNALVELKPEAKEDFEANFAKVKEDLEALHHEFEEMVMEASTNKILVNHAAFGYWEERYGIKQISVTGLSPTQEPSQRQLVDIVNTAKENNIKYVIFDQNITGNIAEIVRNEIGAEALVLHNLEAVTQEDVDNNEDYFSLMKRNIETLKKALN from the coding sequence ATGAAAATAAAAGCTACATTATCTATTTTGTTATTATTACTTTTTACTTTTTTAGTTGGATGTAACAATGAACAAATTGCTTCTGAAGAGGAAAAGTTAAAAATATATACAACTATTTATCCTTTGGAAGACTTTGCGAAAAAAATTGGCGGAGAACATGTAGTAGTTGAATCTGTATATCCACCTGGAGCAGATGCTCATACGTATGAACCGACAACTAGAATGATGAGTAACATTGCTACTGCAGATGCATTTATCTATAGTGGTCTTGGTGTTGAAGGATTTGCAGATAAAGCTAACGAAGTGTTAAAGAATGAAAGTGTAATAATTGTTGCTGCTGCTGCAGGCATTGACTTATTAGACTATGATCATGATGACCACGACCATGGACATGAAGACGACGATCATGATCACGCTCACGATGAAGACCATAAACACGAAGATGAGGATCATGACCATGGACATGATGATGATCATAAAAACGAAGACGATGATCATGACCATGGACACGATGATGATCATAAAAACGAAGACGATGATCATGACCATGGACACGATGATGATCATAAAAACGAAGACGATGATCATGACCACGGACACGATGATGAACATAAAAACAAAGACGATGACCATGACCATGGACATGATGATGAACATAAAAACGAAGACGATGACCACAACCATGGCGATGAAGATCCACACGTTTGGATTGATCCAGTATTAGCTATTCAGTTAGCAGAAAATATCAAAAATGCCTTAGTAGAACTTAAACCTGAAGCAAAAGAAGACTTTGAAGCTAACTTCGCAAAGGTGAAAGAAGATTTAGAAGCATTACACCATGAGTTTGAAGAAATGGTAATGGAAGCTTCAACAAACAAAATCTTAGTAAACCATGCTGCTTTCGGTTACTGGGAAGAGCGTTACGGCATTAAGCAAATTAGCGTAACAGGCCTTTCTCCTACACAAGAACCTTCACAACGACAACTAGTTGATATTGTGAACACAGCAAAAGAAAATAACATTAAATATGTTATTTTTGACCAAAACATTACTGGTAACATTGCAGAAATCGTTCGTAACGAGATTGGTGCAGAGGCATTAGTTCTTCACAACTTAGAAGCAGTTACTCAAGAAGATGTTGATAATAATGAAGATTATTTCAGCTTAATGAAGCGTAATATTGAAACATTGAAAAAGGCGTTAAACTAA
- a CDS encoding metal ABC transporter permease, with translation MSYEGWIILTGSLVGITCGITGCFLILRRMAMLADAISHTVLLGIVGAYLVSSSMEGLYMFVGALIVGLLTALFVQLLHSSGVQSDAAIGVVFTSLFALGVILLSLYAGRIHLDVDHALMGEIAFVPWDTWAIAGINLGPKAVWMLGIVLLINLIVIVLFYKELKICSFDPEMALAIGIPVLFIHYLLMGMLSITTVAAFDSVGAILVVAMLIAPGASAYLLTDRLLIMLVLSAGLGVLAAISGYYVAVWWNVSISGSMAMMAGVIFLLAFLFSPKHGTVTKWVFRRNLQRNGSDLV, from the coding sequence ATGAGTTATGAAGGATGGATTATATTAACTGGCTCTCTAGTAGGTATTACTTGTGGGATTACAGGTTGTTTTTTAATTTTAAGGCGAATGGCAATGCTTGCTGATGCCATAAGCCATACTGTTTTATTAGGTATAGTTGGTGCATATCTTGTTAGCAGTAGTATGGAAGGTTTATATATGTTTGTTGGTGCTCTAATAGTAGGATTACTTACTGCGTTGTTCGTTCAGTTGTTACATTCATCCGGTGTGCAGTCAGATGCCGCTATCGGGGTAGTATTTACATCACTTTTTGCTCTCGGTGTAATTCTATTATCGTTATATGCAGGAAGAATTCACTTAGATGTAGACCATGCATTAATGGGAGAAATCGCATTTGTTCCTTGGGATACGTGGGCAATAGCTGGTATTAATTTAGGTCCAAAAGCTGTCTGGATGTTAGGAATCGTTTTATTGATTAATTTAATTGTCATTGTATTATTTTACAAAGAGCTTAAGATTTGTTCGTTTGATCCAGAAATGGCTTTAGCGATAGGAATTCCTGTTTTATTTATTCATTACTTGCTGATGGGTATGCTTTCTATTACAACTGTTGCAGCCTTCGATAGTGTTGGGGCAATTTTAGTTGTCGCGATGTTAATTGCACCAGGGGCAAGTGCTTATTTATTAACAGATCGACTACTTATCATGCTTGTCTTAAGTGCAGGTCTTGGGGTGTTAGCAGCAATAAGTGGTTATTATGTTGCTGTTTGGTGGAATGTTTCTATTTCTGGTTCGATGGCAATGATGGCTGGTGTAATATTTTTATTAGCCTTTTTATTCTCACCAAAACACGGTACTGTTACAAAATGGGTATTCAGAAGGAATTTACAACGAAATGGATCAGACCTTGTGTAG
- a CDS encoding metal ABC transporter permease encodes MSSIIYMLQDPNVQWVLIGTVLLGVASGVLGSFALLRKQSLLGDAMAHAALPGICIAFIIYGAKSMSWFLIGAAISGLIGTYCIQAIIKHSRIKEDTAIGLVLSVFFGIGIVLLTYIQQNLRGNQAGLDSFIFGQAASIVGNDVIIITSIATILIFVTYILFKELKLITFDPQFAQGIGLPVKWLNGLLMTLIVAAVVIGLQAVGVVLMAAMLITPAIAARYWTERLDHMVIFAGLIGGLSGVIGTLLSTITRGMPTGPLIIVAATIVFIFSLIFGFKKGLLIKFIQHVKVQKQVTRENIVTSLYELSELSLIDSNGKEIGSFPIEKVVNGRKLNAFMLKQVLRDLRHEGILIINANGRLGLSPKGLQQTHNVVLKNRLLDMYLMNESKFPELSWRDQGFDLFQEQKEIVQELTELLKEFGREPMALFLYESRGGSKQRIHPRVKGSAGHS; translated from the coding sequence ATGAGCTCAATTATTTATATGCTTCAAGATCCTAATGTCCAATGGGTTTTAATAGGGACTGTGCTACTAGGGGTTGCAAGTGGTGTACTTGGTAGTTTCGCCTTATTACGAAAGCAAAGTTTATTAGGGGATGCGATGGCACATGCTGCCTTACCTGGTATATGTATAGCTTTTATAATTTACGGAGCTAAATCTATGTCGTGGTTCTTAATAGGTGCAGCCATTTCTGGGTTAATTGGAACGTACTGTATTCAAGCAATAATTAAACATTCTCGCATAAAAGAAGATACTGCTATAGGGCTAGTTTTATCCGTATTCTTTGGTATTGGTATTGTTCTCTTAACATATATCCAACAAAACTTAAGAGGAAACCAAGCGGGGCTTGATTCATTTATTTTCGGGCAAGCAGCTTCCATCGTTGGGAATGATGTAATCATCATCACTTCTATTGCAACCATATTGATTTTTGTGACGTATATTCTATTTAAAGAATTAAAACTAATAACTTTCGATCCACAATTTGCACAAGGCATTGGCCTTCCAGTAAAGTGGTTGAACGGACTTTTGATGACATTAATTGTTGCTGCAGTTGTTATTGGTTTACAAGCTGTTGGTGTCGTTTTAATGGCTGCCATGCTTATTACACCTGCAATCGCAGCAAGATATTGGACGGAACGACTTGATCATATGGTTATTTTTGCAGGATTAATAGGAGGTCTATCAGGTGTAATTGGTACATTATTAAGTACGATTACTCGTGGTATGCCAACTGGTCCCTTAATCATTGTAGCGGCTACAATCGTTTTTATTTTTTCCCTGATATTTGGATTTAAGAAAGGGTTACTTATTAAATTTATTCAACACGTAAAAGTACAAAAACAAGTAACTCGAGAAAATATTGTTACTTCATTATACGAATTATCCGAATTGTCATTGATAGATTCAAATGGAAAAGAAATTGGAAGTTTTCCTATTGAAAAAGTAGTGAATGGACGTAAATTAAATGCATTTATGCTAAAGCAAGTATTAAGAGATTTAAGGCATGAAGGTATCTTAATTATAAACGCGAATGGCCGATTAGGACTTTCTCCAAAAGGCTTACAGCAAACTCATAACGTTGTTTTAAAAAATAGACTGCTTGATATGTATTTAATGAATGAAAGTAAGTTTCCCGAGTTAAGCTGGCGAGATCAAGGATTTGATTTATTTCAAGAACAAAAAGAAATAGTTCAAGAACTGACAGAACTACTTAAAGAGTTTGGTAGAGAACCGATGGCGTTGTTCTTATATGAAAGTAGAGGCGGTAGTAAGCAACGCATCCACCCGCGAGTGAAAGGGAGTGCAGGGCATTCATGA
- a CDS encoding cytochrome ubiquinol oxidase subunit I, which yields MDHVLTARSFFGTTMGFHIIFATLGVGIPLMILISELLYQKTKDRDYAVMASRWTKAKAVLLGVAIPTGTIAGVQLSLLWPGFMEVIGKVMALPFQIEIYAFFVEALFISIYVYAADRISPWMRILSLTFVTIGAAASAILITNVHAFEGTPAGFRIENGQIVDVDPWAAFFNPSFVVTAGHVVVSAFMTGAFVIASVAAYKMLRNKNNERLYKFHRKALMMGLIVGGIFSVLTAFNGHESAQLLHQYQPEKLAAAEGLFETQAYAPLAIGGFTDRETQTVKWAIEIPWALSFLADDRFDTVVVGLNDFPEEYWPPLFVHTLFNAMVGIGSMLLFLSIIGFFWHKILRKKTFPKWLMWLFVAAGPLSMMAIEFGWIFACTGRQPWVIYRVMLTADSVTGNQNLGTLFFLFLIMYIFLAVAVVFVLLYYFKRHPLLDDLGEKTKDNNSVNM from the coding sequence ATGGATCATGTATTAACAGCGAGATCATTTTTTGGGACAACAATGGGTTTTCACATCATTTTTGCTACTTTAGGTGTTGGAATACCTTTAATGATATTAATTTCTGAGCTTTTATATCAAAAAACAAAAGACAGAGATTACGCCGTTATGGCTAGCCGTTGGACAAAAGCAAAGGCTGTCCTCCTTGGAGTCGCAATACCAACCGGGACGATTGCTGGTGTTCAACTTTCCTTGTTATGGCCAGGTTTTATGGAAGTGATTGGAAAAGTAATGGCCCTACCATTCCAAATCGAAATATATGCCTTCTTCGTGGAAGCTCTTTTTATTTCAATTTATGTTTACGCAGCTGATCGAATTTCACCATGGATGCGAATATTGAGTTTGACCTTCGTAACGATTGGTGCTGCAGCATCAGCTATTCTCATTACTAATGTACATGCTTTTGAAGGGACACCTGCTGGCTTTCGAATTGAGAATGGACAAATCGTTGACGTCGACCCATGGGCTGCTTTTTTCAACCCTAGTTTTGTTGTCACAGCTGGACATGTCGTTGTATCTGCCTTTATGACAGGCGCATTCGTCATTGCATCTGTAGCTGCATATAAAATGTTAAGGAATAAAAACAATGAACGGCTGTATAAATTTCACCGAAAAGCTTTAATGATGGGGCTTATTGTTGGAGGGATTTTTTCCGTTCTAACCGCTTTTAATGGACATGAATCTGCACAACTTTTGCACCAATATCAACCTGAAAAATTAGCAGCAGCCGAAGGTTTATTTGAAACCCAAGCATATGCACCTTTAGCTATTGGTGGATTTACTGACCGTGAAACTCAGACTGTAAAGTGGGCAATCGAAATACCTTGGGCATTAAGTTTTTTAGCAGATGATCGTTTCGATACAGTTGTTGTCGGACTAAACGACTTTCCAGAAGAATATTGGCCACCACTTTTTGTGCACACCTTATTTAATGCAATGGTAGGGATAGGAAGTATGTTATTGTTCTTATCTATTATAGGGTTCTTCTGGCACAAAATTTTAAGAAAAAAAACATTCCCAAAATGGTTAATGTGGTTATTTGTTGCAGCAGGTCCACTATCTATGATGGCCATTGAATTTGGGTGGATATTTGCTTGTACAGGAAGACAGCCATGGGTAATTTACCGAGTAATGTTGACAGCTGATTCGGTAACAGGCAATCAAAACTTAGGGACACTATTTTTCTTATTTTTAATCATGTATATCTTCTTAGCTGTAGCGGTAGTTTTTGTTCTCCTTTATTACTTTAAACGCCATCCATTATTAGATGATTTAGGAGAAAAAACAAAAGATAATAATTCAGTAAATATGTGA
- a CDS encoding DUF1540 domain-containing protein — translation MSKEVEVLCEVQNCHYWGNGNRCNADSIYVVSHKGSTASHSEETDCKTFEPSASM, via the coding sequence ATGAGCAAAGAAGTCGAAGTTTTATGTGAAGTGCAAAACTGTCATTATTGGGGAAATGGAAACCGCTGTAACGCTGATTCCATTTATGTTGTTTCCCATAAAGGAAGTACTGCATCTCATAGTGAAGAAACAGATTGTAAAACGTTTGAACCTAGCGCATCTATGTAA